The following coding sequences are from one Plectropomus leopardus isolate mb chromosome 10, YSFRI_Pleo_2.0, whole genome shotgun sequence window:
- the prkag3b gene encoding 5'-AMP-activated protein kinase subunit gamma-3b: MERLAEVPLFEMDQEEDEEEDVLSMKSRGGCAYATHALTGTDPDTFIYMNFMKSHCCYDAIPTSSKLVIFDTTLQVKKAFFALVANGVRAAPLWDNKLKCFVGMLTITDFINILHRYYKSPLVQIYELEEHKIETWREIYLHSVNRLISITPDCSLFDAIYSLLKNKIHRLPVIDPASGNVLHILTHKRILKFLHIFGSMIPKPRFLQKRINEMAIGTFKQIATVQETATVFDALTIFVERRVSALPVVNEEGKVVALYSRFDVINLAAQKNYNNLNMTMREAISSRACWVEGVLKCYPYETLETIIDRIAKAEVHRLVLVDKDDVVRGIVSLSDLLQALVLTPADIYKGSYIQD, encoded by the exons ATGGAGCGTCTTGCAGAG GTCCCGTTATTTGAGATGGatcaggaggaggacgaggaggaggatgttCTTTCAATGAAGAGCAGAG gTGGCTGTGCATATGCAACACATGCTCTTACAGGCACAGACCCCGACACCTTCATATACATGAACTTCATGAAGAGTCACTGCTGCTACGACGCCATCCCTACCAGCTCCAAACTGGTCATTTTTGACACAACACTACAG GTGAAGAAGGCTTTCTTTGCTCTGGTGGCTAATGGTGTGAGGGCGGCGCCACTGTGGGACAACAAGCTCAAGTGTTTTGTGG GTATGCTGACCATCACTGACTTCATCAATATTCTCCATCGCTATTACAAGTCTCCTCTG gTTCAGATTTATGAGCTGGAAGAACACAAGATTGAGACATGGAGAG aaatcTATCTTCACTCTGTCAACAGACTGATCAGCATCACTCCTGACTGCAG TCTGTTTGATGCCATCTACTCCTTGTTGAAGAATAAGATACACCGGCTGCCCGTCATCGACCCAGCATCAGGAAACGTCCTCCACATCCTTACTCACAAACGCATCCTCAAGTTCCTCCACATCTTT GGGTCTATGATTCCTAAACCCAGGTTTCTTCAGAAGCGGATCAATGAAATGGCGATCGGTACCTTCAAACAGATTGCGACAGTCCAGGAAACGGCCACTGTTTTTGACGCTCTAACCATTTTTGTAGAGAGAAGAGTGTCCGCTCTGCCTGTGGTAAATGAAGAAG GTAAAGTCGTGGCTCTGTACTCCAGGTTTGATGTCATT AATCTCGCAGCTcagaaaaactacaacaacCTGAACATGACGATGCGTGAGGCCATTTCCTCCAGAGCCTGCTGGGTGGAGGGAGTCCTCAAGTGTTACCCTTACGAAACCCTGGAGACCATCATCGACCGCATTGCAAAAGCTGAG GTGCATCGTTTGGTGTTGGTTGACAAAGATGATGTGGTGAGAGGGATTGTCTCTCTATCTGACCTACTACAAGCCCTGGTTCTCACTCCTGCAG ATATTTACAAGGGGTCGTACATTCAAGACTGA